A segment of the Lycium ferocissimum isolate CSIRO_LF1 chromosome 10, AGI_CSIRO_Lferr_CH_V1, whole genome shotgun sequence genome:
actaatttataaaattaaaaaaaaaaaaaaaaatctctatgacttaccttctcttctctttttgtcTCTGCTTTTACCCTCCTCAATTTTTCCACTTGCTCTGCTGTCAATTCTGGTCCTATTGAGGAATTAATAGTTGGAAAAAGCATAGAGGGTTTAAAACCAGCCACCCAAACAAATGTTTTTTCTAAAGAAGTGTACCATGGtggagaaactagaagaaatacATCTCCATTTGTTgacttgaatttttcttgataGTAATCTTGATAATGATCCAAAACTTGTGTCACCAATTCACTGATGCTgctattttcttcttcttcttcatcactgAAATCATCACATGAATCTGAAATTGcatttaatttttcatgaagattttgaagttgaatgAGCCAATTTTCATAGTAGACACTAACATTATTGGTTTCTAAAGAGGTGGATTGTGAAGAAGAGGTTGATGCCATGTTTGAACTTTTGAAGTGGCCTTCGACTGCGAAGCTTGACAAGTATTATGGTTATATAGAAGTTTAATTTCTGGATGCATTCTTGGTCGGTTAAGTTTACtagtattatttttataaatctTAATTGTTAAGAGTTTTGTTGTCAAAAAGTTCACTCTAGTTGGTGTTTGAGGTGGTGCTTCATGCTTAATTGTAGATGGCGGTTTGcttttattatttgtttttttggttCAGAAATGACCAAATCTCTGTAAAAGTATTTAATACTGTATTAATCTATGTGCGACTACTTTGTTTCCTTCTGGGGCGCAACGGTCAACACGGCTGGGAT
Coding sequences within it:
- the LOC132035355 gene encoding protein RESPONSE TO ABA AND SALT 1-like produces the protein MASTSSSQSTSLETNNVSVYYENWLIQLQNLHEKLNAISDSCDDFSDEEEEENSSISELVTQVLDHYQDYYQEKFKSTNGDVFLLVSPPWYTSLEKTFVWVAGFKPSMLFPTINSSIGPELTAEQVEKLRRVKAETKREEKLIEKGMAKVQESVAAPPIFELMKRGGLLVDGEATNLETVIDGLKQSIMSVIEAAEHLRGSTVRKVLDILRQKQAVKLLAAVAQFHLQGRKLGLQMDIQNARRINEDFIR